A segment of the Cloacibacillus sp. genome:
CTCCATCACGGCGGTGGAATAGCCTTTGCCTAGTTTTTCTGTGAGCTGTGTCAGCTCCGCCGCGGCGAGCACCGCGCCAGTCATTGGGCCGGGGCTTCCCGAGCGGTGCGCGCCGCCGTCTTCGCCTGCGAATGAAAAAAGTATGNNNNNNNNNNNNNNNNNNNNNNNNNNNNNNNNNNNNNNNNNNNNNNNNNNNNNNNNNNNNNNNNNNNNNNNNNNNNNNNNNNNNNNNNNNNNNNNNNNNAGCACCGCGCCAGTCATTGGGCCGGGGCTTCCCGAGCGGTGCGCGCCGCCGTCTTCGCCTGCGAATGAAAAAAGTATGCGCCCGCGGTAGGAGAGCGCTACGCCGCCGCTTCCTGTAGGTTCGCCTACGATGAGCGCGGATGGCTCGTGCAGCGGCATTCTAAAGCGCGCGCCGCGCGAGTCTATCTCTTCGCCGACGGCGGCTACGAAGGTGACGCGCCAGCCATCCGGGACGCAGACTGAGCCGCCTCCCACTGCAAGCGCGCAGCAGGGGCTTTTTGCGTCTACGGAGCCTCGTCCCACCAGTTTTGTGTCGTCAACGTAAAAGGCTGGGCCGCCGGGCACTGTGTCGATGTGGCTCAAAAGCAGCAGCTCTTTGTCTCCGCGCCCCTTCGTGGCGACGACGGAGCCTGCGCCGTCCAGATGCGCCGATTCCCAGCCGAAGCGCGGCAGACGGTCGGCAAGCAG
Coding sequences within it:
- a CDS encoding acetyl-lysine deacetylase, which codes for MRFPESVALLIDLVAVASPTWHEADAARLLADRLPRFGWESAHLDGAGSVVATKGRGDKELLLLSHIDTVPGGPAFYVDDTKLVGRGSVDAKSPCCALAVGGGSVCVPDGWRVTFVAAVGEEIDSRGARFRMPLHEPSALIVGEPTGSGGVALSYRGRILFSFAGEDGGAHRSGSPGPMTGAVL